A region from the Aegilops tauschii subsp. strangulata cultivar AL8/78 chromosome 5, Aet v6.0, whole genome shotgun sequence genome encodes:
- the LOC109782319 gene encoding phosphoglycolate phosphatase 2, whose translation MAKALLTADAARSLVGSVDAFLFDCDGVIWKGDELIQGVPETLELLRKLGKKLVFVTNNSRKSRRQYSKKFKTLGLEVTEEEIFTSSFAAAMFLKLNNFSPEKKVYVVGEDGILDELKLAGFECFGGPEDGKKNIMLEANFYFDHDKNVGAVVVGLDQYFNYYKMQYASLCIRENPGCLFIATNRDPTGHMTSAQEWPGAGTMVAAVSCSVQKEPIVVGKPSSFLMDFLLKSFNLETSRMCMVGDRLDTDILFGQNTGCKTLLVLSGVTTLPDLQDASNTIHPDLYTNSVHDLVKLLQQ comes from the exons ATGGCCAAAGCTCTCCTCACCGCCGACGCCGCCCGATCCCTCGTCGGCTCCGTCGACGCCTTCCTCTTCGATTGCGATG GGGTGATTTGGAAAGGGGACGAGCTCATCCAAGGGGTCCCCGAGACACTGGAGTTGCTGCGAAAATTG GGCAAGAAATTAGTTTTTGTAACAAACAACTCTAGGAAGTCGAGAAGGCAGTATTCAAAGAAATTCAAAACACTTGGCCTTGAAGTTACTGAG GAAGAGATCTTCACGTCATCATTTGCAGCAGCCATGTTCTTGAAGTTAAATAATTTTTCTCCAGAGAAGAAG GTTTATGTTGTTGGTGAGGATGGCATCTTGGACGAGCTCAAGTTAGCTGGCTTTGAATGTTTTGGTGGTCCG GAGGATGGCAAGAAAAACATAATGTTGGAGGCGAACTTCTACTTTGACCACGACAAAAAT GTTGGAGCTGTCGTTGTTGGACTTGATCAGTACTTCAACTATTACAAAATGCA GTATGCAAGCTTGTGTATTCGTGAGAATCCAGGCTGCCTTTTCATTGCGACCAACCGTGACCCTACTGGACATATGACATCCGCCCAAGAATGGCCAG GAGCTGGAACTATGGTTGCTGCAGTAAGTTGCTCGGTGCAGAAAGAGCCTATTGTTGTTGGAAAACCTTCAAGCTTTTTGATGGACTTCCTATTGAAAAG CTTCAATTTGGAAACGTCGAGAATGTGCATGGTTGGTGACAGACTAGACACAGACATACTATTTGGCCAGAATACTGGTTGCAAGACCCTCCTTGTTCTGTCAG GTGTGACTACCTTACCAGACCTTCAGGATGCCTCAAATACCATCCATCCAGATCTTTACACAAACTCTGTGCACGATCTCGTCAAGTTGCTGCAGCAATAA